The following are encoded in a window of Kaistia algarum genomic DNA:
- a CDS encoding 3-hydroxyacyl-ACP dehydratase FabZ family protein, with protein sequence MRLEYFQMIDSVVSFDASTGQIHAKAYVPLTSPIFEGHFPGYPILPGVLLIETMAQASGYLILGMNGLSRMPFFAGVKKAKFRKFIEPGSELDVYADLVHDGSGYSVTQARIEQNGPVCDAELTLRIMDFPAPELEGMIRERAESIGLSAVERT encoded by the coding sequence ATGCGGCTCGAATATTTCCAGATGATCGACAGCGTCGTGTCCTTCGACGCGTCGACCGGCCAGATCCACGCCAAGGCATACGTGCCTTTAACCAGCCCCATTTTCGAGGGGCATTTCCCGGGCTACCCGATCCTGCCCGGCGTGCTTCTGATCGAGACCATGGCGCAGGCCTCGGGCTATCTGATCCTTGGCATGAACGGGCTCAGTCGGATGCCGTTCTTCGCCGGCGTCAAGAAGGCGAAGTTCCGCAAGTTCATCGAGCCCGGCAGCGAGCTGGACGTCTATGCGGACCTCGTTCATGACGGGTCCGGCTACAGCGTCACGCAGGCTCGGATCGAGCAGAATGGTCCGGTCTGCGACGCCGAACTGACGCTGCGCATCATGGATTTTCCGGCTCCCGAGCTTGAGGGCATGATCCGCGAGCGCGCCGAGTCCATCGGACTTTCGGCTGTTGAGAGAACGTGA
- a CDS encoding beta-ketoacyl-ACP synthase, whose amino-acid sequence MGRTRDHLGRPVVAVTGIGIVSSLGQGIDDNWAALTAGRSGIHRITRFPTDHLRTTIAGTVDFLFPEEVRSPVLSERLAHLAADEAITQSNLGTPGDFPGMLFMAVPPVELEWPARRDLYVGTGPEEGDAYDRMIGRALKLNDPDAYEFALYACVADRIADAFGTRGAPISLSTACASGASAIQLGVEAVRRGDTDAALVIGTDGSIHIEGLIRFQLLSALSTANEDPTAASRPFSKNRDGFVMAEGAGALVLEDYDAAKARGAKILGVIRGIAEKADDFHRTRSTPDGSPVIAAIRQALDDGGAGIDDVDYINAHGTGTPENDKMEALSLEAVFGERVTNIPASSNKSMIGHTLTAAGAIEAVFSIKTILEGVIPPTINSHMPDPSIHLDVVPNVARSAPVSLVLSNSFGFGGQNACLLIAAEPA is encoded by the coding sequence ATGGGCCGCACGCGGGATCATCTCGGAAGGCCGGTCGTCGCCGTGACCGGGATAGGGATCGTATCCTCGCTCGGCCAGGGCATTGACGATAATTGGGCCGCCCTGACGGCGGGCCGGTCCGGCATTCATCGGATCACGCGTTTCCCGACCGACCATCTGCGCACCACGATCGCCGGCACGGTCGACTTTCTCTTCCCCGAGGAAGTGCGCTCGCCGGTGCTGAGCGAACGTCTGGCGCATCTGGCCGCCGACGAGGCGATCACGCAATCGAACCTCGGCACGCCCGGCGATTTTCCCGGCATGCTTTTCATGGCCGTCCCGCCCGTCGAGCTGGAATGGCCGGCGCGACGCGATCTTTATGTCGGCACCGGCCCGGAAGAGGGCGACGCCTATGACCGGATGATCGGTCGCGCGCTGAAGCTCAATGATCCAGACGCCTACGAGTTTGCCCTTTATGCCTGCGTGGCCGACCGCATTGCCGATGCCTTCGGCACGCGCGGCGCGCCGATTTCGCTGTCGACCGCCTGTGCTTCGGGGGCTTCGGCCATTCAGCTCGGCGTCGAGGCCGTCCGTCGCGGCGATACTGACGCGGCGCTGGTCATCGGGACGGACGGTTCGATCCATATCGAGGGCCTGATCCGCTTCCAGCTTCTTTCGGCGCTTTCCACCGCGAACGAGGACCCGACCGCGGCATCGCGGCCGTTCTCGAAGAACCGCGACGGCTTCGTCATGGCCGAGGGCGCGGGCGCTCTGGTGCTGGAGGATTATGACGCGGCCAAAGCCCGGGGCGCCAAGATCCTCGGTGTCATTCGCGGCATCGCCGAGAAGGCGGATGATTTCCACCGCACCCGCTCCACCCCCGATGGTTCGCCGGTCATCGCGGCCATTCGCCAGGCGCTCGACGATGGCGGCGCCGGGATCGACGATGTCGACTACATCAACGCCCATGGCACCGGCACGCCCGAGAACGACAAGATGGAGGCGCTGTCGCTCGAAGCCGTGTTTGGCGAGCGCGTCACCAATATCCCAGCCTCCTCCAACAAATCGATGATCGGCCATACGCTGACCGCCGCCGGCGCCATTGAGGCCGTGTTCTCGATCAAGACGATTCTGGAAGGCGTCATTCCTCCGACCATCAATTCTCATATGCCCGATCCGTCGATCCATCTGGACGTCGTCCCGAACGTGGCCCGTAGCGCGCCAGTGTCGCTCGTCCTCTCCAATTCCTTCGGCTTCGGCGGCCAGAACGCGTGCCTGCTCATCGCGGCTGAGCCCGCCTGA
- a CDS encoding acyl carrier protein, translating to MSSTFDIVADVISETSEIPREKITPEMHAIDDLGIDSLDFLDIVFALDKKFGIKIPLEQWTQEVNAGKATVEEYFVLKNLCAHIDELVAKKNA from the coding sequence ATGTCTTCAACATTCGACATCGTTGCAGATGTAATCTCCGAAACCAGCGAAATCCCGCGGGAGAAGATCACGCCGGAGATGCACGCGATCGATGATCTCGGCATCGACAGCCTGGACTTCCTCGATATCGTCTTCGCGCTCGACAAGAAGTTCGGAATCAAGATTCCGCTCGAGCAGTGGACGCAGGAAGTCAACGCTGGCAAGGCAACGGTCGAGGAATATTTCGTCCTCAAGAACCTTTGCGCCCATATCGACGAACTGGTCGCGAAGAAGAACGCGTGA
- a CDS encoding zinc-binding dehydrogenase: MRALQLLADRKLSIVEVPMAPPPGAGEVRVAVGAVALNHIDVWGWRGMAFAKRKLPLTIGAEAAGTIESVGAGVEGLVVGQRVAIYGAETCGMCPACHAGKDNLCENVAGVRGFHIDGLACDYVTMKARLVVPAPEGVTVRDAACTPVTYGTVEHMLFDNAKLEAGQTILIQAGGSGIGTAAIQLAKAAGATIITTVGSPEKAEKALALGAHHVINYREERFEGVVRKLTKKRGVDVVFEHVGVDTWAGSMFSLRRGGTLVTCGSTTGISTEINLFQLYQQQLRLMGSFGCRIENISHALGKIGSGVVSPVIDSVIAIEDIDMALDRIEQRQVFGKIIMTL; this comes from the coding sequence ATGCGCGCCCTGCAACTGCTCGCCGACCGGAAGCTCTCGATTGTCGAGGTGCCGATGGCACCGCCTCCGGGCGCGGGCGAGGTGCGGGTGGCGGTCGGTGCGGTCGCCCTCAACCATATCGACGTCTGGGGCTGGCGCGGCATGGCCTTTGCCAAGCGAAAGCTGCCGCTGACGATCGGTGCCGAAGCGGCGGGAACGATCGAATCGGTGGGCGCCGGCGTCGAGGGGCTTGTCGTCGGCCAGCGGGTCGCGATCTATGGTGCCGAGACCTGCGGCATGTGCCCGGCCTGCCATGCGGGCAAGGACAATCTCTGCGAGAACGTCGCGGGCGTGCGCGGCTTCCATATTGACGGCCTCGCCTGCGACTATGTGACGATGAAGGCCCGGCTCGTGGTTCCGGCGCCGGAAGGCGTCACCGTACGCGACGCGGCCTGCACGCCGGTCACCTATGGCACCGTCGAGCATATGCTTTTTGACAACGCGAAGCTCGAAGCCGGCCAGACGATCCTGATCCAGGCGGGAGGCAGCGGCATCGGCACCGCCGCGATCCAGCTTGCCAAGGCGGCCGGCGCAACCATCATCACCACCGTCGGAAGCCCGGAAAAGGCGGAGAAGGCACTGGCGCTTGGCGCTCACCACGTCATCAACTACCGGGAAGAGCGCTTTGAAGGCGTGGTGCGCAAGCTGACCAAGAAGCGCGGCGTCGATGTCGTCTTCGAGCATGTCGGGGTCGACACCTGGGCCGGCAGCATGTTTTCCCTGCGTCGGGGCGGCACGCTGGTCACCTGCGGCTCGACCACCGGCATCTCGACCGAAATCAATCTCTTCCAGCTCTATCAGCAGCAATTGCGGCTCATGGGCTCCTTCGGCTGCCGCATCGAGAATATCAGCCATGCGCTCGGCAAGATCGGATCGGGCGTCGTCTCGCCGGTCATCGACAGCGTGATCGCGATCGAGGACATCGACATGGCGCTCGACCGGATCGAGCAACGGCAGGTCTTCGGCAAGATCATCATGACGCTCTGA
- a CDS encoding beta-ketoacyl-ACP synthase, whose protein sequence is MTAAADNDIWITGIGLISSLGEGVDAHWRVMAEGEPRPTAADLERFQPFPVYPMVPLELDRQIPRKADQRQMETWQRLGTYAAGLALDDAGLKGDLPRLSHMDMIVAAGGGERDLEVDGQILAGLDGGAPEAFLNERLANDLRPTLFLAQLSNLLAGNISIVHKVTGSSRTFMGEEIAGIGAVEVAARRIRAGQGDLFIVGGAYNAERKDMLLSLALGRVLWEGADVPVWERAAQGDGGTITGSVGAFLVLESRAHGEARGAKAYARLASVLSDRSRRRPGEAAAAALRQFEKLEPGFAAEPVGVISGASGLAAATLEERGLYERLATERRIGPVRASQSWIGNSLETAFPAQVALAALAVQRGGFYLPRDGGGFERPVAGTPRQILATSWGFWRGEGMALVEAID, encoded by the coding sequence ATGACCGCTGCGGCCGATAACGACATCTGGATCACCGGCATCGGCCTCATTTCTTCGCTCGGCGAGGGTGTGGACGCGCATTGGCGCGTCATGGCGGAGGGCGAACCCCGGCCGACGGCGGCGGATCTGGAGCGCTTCCAGCCATTTCCCGTCTACCCCATGGTGCCTCTGGAACTCGACCGGCAGATACCGCGCAAGGCCGACCAGCGCCAGATGGAGACGTGGCAGCGCCTCGGCACCTACGCCGCTGGTCTGGCTCTGGACGATGCCGGCCTCAAGGGCGACCTGCCGCGCCTCTCGCACATGGACATGATCGTGGCCGCCGGTGGCGGAGAGCGCGATCTTGAGGTCGACGGACAAATTCTGGCCGGGCTGGACGGCGGGGCTCCCGAGGCCTTTTTGAACGAACGGCTCGCCAACGACCTTCGTCCCACGCTGTTTCTCGCCCAGCTTTCCAATCTCCTCGCCGGCAACATCTCCATCGTCCACAAGGTCACGGGCTCGTCGCGCACCTTCATGGGCGAAGAGATTGCCGGCATCGGCGCCGTCGAAGTGGCGGCGCGCCGGATTCGCGCGGGCCAGGGCGATCTCTTCATCGTCGGCGGCGCCTATAACGCCGAGCGCAAGGACATGCTCCTGAGCCTGGCGCTCGGAAGAGTGCTCTGGGAAGGGGCCGACGTCCCCGTCTGGGAGCGCGCCGCCCAGGGCGATGGCGGGACAATCACCGGCTCCGTCGGGGCCTTTCTGGTGCTTGAATCGCGCGCTCATGGCGAGGCACGCGGTGCTAAGGCCTATGCCCGCCTCGCCTCCGTGCTGTCGGATCGCAGCCGGCGTCGGCCGGGCGAAGCCGCGGCAGCTGCGCTGCGCCAGTTCGAGAAGCTGGAGCCGGGCTTTGCGGCAGAACCCGTCGGCGTGATTTCGGGAGCGAGCGGCCTCGCCGCGGCGACGCTTGAAGAACGCGGGCTCTATGAGCGCCTCGCGACAGAGCGCCGCATCGGCCCGGTCCGGGCCTCGCAAAGCTGGATCGGCAACAGCCTCGAGACGGCATTTCCGGCGCAAGTTGCACTGGCGGCTCTGGCGGTACAGCGGGGCGGTTTCTATCTTCCCAGAGATGGCGGGGGCTTCGAGCGTCCCGTTGCTGGCACGCCACGACAGATCCTGGCGACGTCCTGGGGATTCTGGCGCGGCGAAGGCATGGCGCTGGTCGAAGCGATCGATTGA
- a CDS encoding transglutaminase family protein produces MLYDIRQVTHYSYALPVPFARQALRLLPVDRPGQRVIASDLSIRPAPTERDDAFDFFGNRITTVAFAFPHDELRLETRARVLVDTPALPEAASTPRFETVRRLALTEPDLGPRSPVQFLFPSRLIAINTEIGEYAAASFPEGRPVLEGAFDLTRRIKDEFRYDSEATDVTTLPAEAFEQRAGVCQDFAHIMIAGLRTMGLPAAYVSGFLRTEPPPGRPRLEGADATHAWVAVWCGRDAGWIGFDPTNGVIAENDHLVLAIGRDYADAAPVDGVIVTSGDHTLDVAVDVVPVES; encoded by the coding sequence GTGCTTTATGACATCCGGCAGGTCACCCATTACAGCTATGCCCTGCCCGTCCCCTTCGCGCGTCAGGCGCTGCGCCTTCTCCCCGTCGATCGGCCGGGCCAGCGCGTCATCGCCTCCGACCTGTCGATCCGTCCCGCACCGACCGAGCGTGACGACGCCTTCGATTTTTTCGGCAACCGCATCACCACCGTCGCCTTCGCCTTTCCTCACGATGAATTGAGACTGGAGACGCGGGCCCGCGTCCTCGTCGATACGCCCGCCTTGCCGGAGGCAGCCTCGACGCCGCGCTTCGAGACGGTGCGACGGCTCGCCCTGACCGAACCCGATCTCGGGCCGCGCTCGCCGGTCCAGTTCCTCTTTCCCAGCCGCCTCATCGCCATCAACACCGAAATCGGGGAATATGCCGCGGCCAGCTTTCCAGAGGGCCGGCCGGTCCTAGAGGGGGCGTTCGATCTGACGCGGCGGATCAAGGATGAGTTCCGCTACGATTCCGAGGCGACGGACGTCACCACGCTACCTGCCGAGGCTTTCGAACAGCGCGCCGGAGTCTGCCAGGACTTTGCCCATATCATGATTGCCGGATTGCGCACGATGGGCCTGCCGGCGGCCTATGTCAGCGGCTTCCTGCGCACCGAGCCGCCGCCGGGACGGCCGCGCCTCGAAGGCGCCGATGCGACCCACGCGTGGGTTGCGGTGTGGTGCGGGCGCGATGCGGGCTGGATCGGCTTCGATCCCACGAACGGCGTGATTGCGGAGAATGACCATCTCGTCCTGGCGATTGGCCGGGACTATGCGGACGCCGCTCCGGTGGACGGCGTTATCGTGACCTCGGGCGATCACACGCTCGATGTCGCCGTCGATGTCGTGCCCGTTGAATCCTGA